From the genome of Gemmatimonadota bacterium, one region includes:
- a CDS encoding Rieske (2Fe-2S) protein: protein MSRRYVVSAVEDLLPGERRIVPADGRGGIGVFNVGGRFYALRNRCPHKGGPLCLGRLRPHVTADEVYSVEHCEKQVLKCAWHQWEFDLATGQALYDPALRVKTYRVEIEADQVVLYLDGPVSIAKEEGEIS, encoded by the coding sequence ATGAGCCGCCGATACGTGGTATCTGCCGTGGAAGACCTTCTGCCGGGTGAGCGGCGTATCGTGCCCGCGGACGGGCGCGGCGGGATCGGCGTGTTCAATGTCGGCGGCCGATTCTACGCCCTGCGGAACCGTTGTCCGCACAAGGGCGGTCCGCTCTGTCTCGGCCGACTGCGGCCCCATGTGACAGCGGATGAGGTTTACTCGGTCGAACATTGCGAGAAGCAGGTCCTGAAGTGCGCCTGGCACCAGTGGGAATTCGACCTCGCCACCGGCCAGGCGCTCTACGATCCTGCGCTGCGGGTCAAGACCTACCGGGTGGAGATCGAAGCGGATCAAGTGGTCCTGTACCTGGATGGACCGGTATCCATAGCGAAGGAAGAAGGGGAGATTTCATGA
- a CDS encoding amidohydrolase family protein — protein MTETESKTPSPIGLIDCDLHHGVVEIEDLFPYLPGHYVEYVKDFGSMMPGLVYTNLPKGGCRAELWEHTETHPSSNIELARKHHLDEYNIDVALLTGVTVYGAAVHPDADFGAAMCRAFNDWTLETWIKADGRFRASVAIAPSDPKQAAAEIRRIGDRPEVLQVIMPAGGRMPFGNRFYDPIYEAAEECRLPMCVHFGVEGAGFANAPTAAGYPSYYLEMRMARPQIAMAHVSSLICEGTFEKFPGLRFLFIEHDTFWVPGLMWHMDADWKAVRDYTPWVRKPPSEYIRDHVRFGCQPMEQPPTRKDLRTFLDWLHADEILVYASDYPHWDWESPDAVLPGVDAGLKRRVFVETARELYGLDEHGNPC, from the coding sequence ATGACTGAAACCGAATCGAAAACCCCATCTCCCATCGGTCTCATCGACTGCGACCTGCACCACGGTGTCGTGGAAATCGAAGATCTATTTCCCTACCTCCCTGGTCATTACGTGGAGTACGTGAAGGACTTTGGGTCCATGATGCCCGGCCTTGTCTATACCAATCTCCCGAAGGGCGGCTGCCGGGCCGAACTCTGGGAGCACACCGAAACCCATCCCAGCAGCAACATCGAACTGGCCCGCAAGCACCATCTCGACGAATACAACATCGACGTCGCCCTGTTGACGGGGGTAACGGTGTACGGAGCGGCGGTGCACCCGGACGCCGACTTCGGCGCCGCCATGTGCCGGGCCTTCAATGACTGGACCCTGGAGACCTGGATCAAGGCGGACGGCCGATTCCGCGCATCGGTGGCCATAGCGCCGTCCGACCCGAAGCAGGCGGCCGCGGAGATCCGGCGGATCGGCGACAGGCCCGAGGTGCTCCAGGTCATCATGCCCGCCGGGGGCCGCATGCCTTTCGGGAACCGGTTCTACGACCCGATTTACGAAGCGGCGGAGGAATGCCGGCTTCCCATGTGCGTGCACTTCGGCGTGGAGGGCGCCGGTTTTGCCAATGCGCCTACGGCCGCCGGTTATCCCTCCTATTACCTGGAAATGCGCATGGCCCGGCCCCAGATCGCCATGGCGCACGTCTCGAGCCTGATCTGCGAAGGTACCTTCGAGAAATTCCCCGGCCTGAGATTCCTCTTCATCGAACACGATACCTTCTGGGTACCGGGACTGATGTGGCACATGGATGCCGACTGGAAGGCGGTCCGCGACTACACGCCCTGGGTCAGGAAGCCTCCGAGCGAGTATATCCGGGACCACGTCCGGTTCGGATGCCAGCCCATGGAGCAGCCGCCGACCCGCAAGGACCTCAGGACCTTCCTCGACTGGCTGCACGCGGACGAAATCCTCGTGTACGCGAGCGACTATCCCCACTGGGACTGGGAATCGCCGGATGCGGTACTGCCCGGCGTGGATGCCGGACTGAAGCGGCGTGTGTTCGTGGAGACGGCGCGGGAGTTGTACGGCCTGGACGAACACGGGAATCCCTGCTAA
- a CDS encoding aldo/keto reductase gives MEYRQLGRYGVRVSPICLGTAFRGFWAGRTDEKTCIRTIETAVDLGINFIDCANFYFGGRCEEVLGKALAAMKDKRDNLVITSKVWSEIGPGPNDKGTSRYHIMREIDRSLIRLGLDHIDLYLLHHFDHDTPLEETLDAMNDVVRQGKARYVGMCNYTAAQVVEALWVADRRGFATPACLQNQYNLIHRSGVETELLDRCRRHGLGMMTYSPIAVGLLTGRCRRGEDPPVGSVWAKDIDRYKKIMTPAVDHLVATLIDVAEELDRTPAQVAFAWILDHPEVTAAMTGPDLPEHVEEVCGGAGWKLPHDMRIRLDEASAPNRLGQDA, from the coding sequence ATGGAATACCGGCAACTTGGTCGCTACGGCGTGCGTGTGTCCCCTATCTGTCTCGGTACGGCGTTCCGGGGCTTCTGGGCCGGCCGGACGGACGAGAAAACCTGCATACGCACGATCGAAACGGCGGTGGATCTCGGGATCAATTTCATCGACTGCGCGAACTTCTACTTCGGCGGCCGGTGTGAGGAAGTGCTGGGCAAGGCCCTGGCCGCCATGAAGGACAAGCGGGACAACCTGGTAATCACCAGCAAGGTCTGGAGCGAGATCGGCCCGGGGCCGAACGACAAGGGCACCTCCCGCTATCATATCATGCGGGAGATCGACCGTTCGCTGATCCGCCTGGGACTGGATCATATAGATCTCTATCTCCTGCACCACTTCGATCACGATACGCCCCTGGAAGAGACCCTGGACGCCATGAACGACGTGGTAAGGCAGGGCAAGGCCCGGTATGTCGGCATGTGCAACTACACGGCCGCCCAGGTCGTCGAAGCGCTGTGGGTGGCCGACAGGCGCGGATTCGCGACGCCGGCATGCCTGCAAAACCAGTACAACCTGATCCATCGGTCCGGCGTGGAGACCGAACTGCTCGACCGGTGCCGTCGGCATGGACTGGGGATGATGACCTACAGCCCCATCGCCGTCGGCCTGCTTACGGGCCGGTGCAGGCGGGGCGAGGATCCGCCCGTGGGCTCGGTCTGGGCGAAGGATATCGATCGGTACAAGAAGATCATGACCCCGGCCGTCGATCATCTCGTCGCCACGTTGATCGACGTGGCCGAGGAACTCGACAGGACCCCCGCGCAGGTAGCCTTCGCATGGATCCTGGACCATCCCGAAGTGACGGCCGCCATGACGGGACCGGATCTACCGGAGCACGTGGAAGAGGTTTGCGGCGGGGCGGGTTGGAAGCTGCCCCACGACATGCGAATCAGACTGGACGAGGCTTCCGCCCCAAACCGGCTCGGTCAGGATGCGTAG
- a CDS encoding hemolysin family protein, with amino-acid sequence MNDLIIVLLLVAFNGFFVAAEFALVKIRMAEIEVMVQDGSRIAQTVRNILQNLDTYLSSCQLGVTLGSLGLGWFSERTVAALLEPLVLSLGFSAATAHLIAIPLALVVMTFLLITAGELVPKFVALQKYRQVALVIGIPLVVFYRVFRPFIWLLNVSANLMLRCLGIRVIDAHGESFTESELRIALVSMVAGGHVSRRERRIMENVLDLEEKVARRYMLPRNQIVFVNQNDPTEEKLRVVAESGHTRFPLCDEDLDQIIGIIHVKDLMKGLYDEDQFASLESIAREPLFLPETIRLDALLLEFQRRNSVLAVLVDEFGTVSGMITLENVLEELVGPIQDEFDSEAPLIVRTGPHRFEVDASCPVDQVVRACGLELPDELTSDTTGGVMTELLGHIPRQGEQVRAGTHLMTALRVEPTRIQRLRIDRMADMPDVAEADAGNGQG; translated from the coding sequence ATGAACGACCTCATAATCGTACTTCTGCTGGTCGCGTTCAACGGCTTCTTCGTTGCCGCTGAATTCGCCCTGGTCAAGATCCGGATGGCCGAAATCGAGGTCATGGTCCAGGATGGAAGCAGAATTGCGCAGACCGTACGGAATATACTGCAGAATCTGGACACCTATCTTTCCTCGTGCCAGCTGGGGGTAACGCTTGGTAGCCTGGGCCTGGGATGGTTCAGCGAACGGACAGTAGCCGCGCTGCTCGAACCGCTCGTGCTGTCCCTGGGTTTTTCCGCGGCGACCGCCCATCTCATCGCGATCCCGCTCGCCCTCGTCGTGATGACCTTCCTGCTCATCACGGCCGGCGAGCTCGTTCCCAAGTTCGTCGCCCTGCAGAAGTACCGGCAGGTGGCGCTGGTCATCGGTATTCCCCTCGTCGTTTTCTACAGGGTGTTCAGGCCCTTCATCTGGCTGCTGAACGTAAGTGCGAATCTCATGCTCAGGTGCCTGGGTATCCGGGTGATAGACGCGCACGGCGAATCGTTCACCGAATCGGAACTGCGTATCGCCCTGGTCAGCATGGTGGCCGGGGGGCACGTTTCCCGGCGGGAACGCCGGATCATGGAAAACGTGCTCGACCTCGAGGAAAAGGTGGCCCGGCGCTACATGCTTCCCCGCAATCAGATCGTGTTCGTGAACCAGAACGACCCCACCGAAGAGAAACTGCGCGTCGTCGCCGAATCAGGACACACGCGCTTCCCGCTGTGTGACGAGGACCTGGACCAGATCATCGGGATCATTCACGTCAAGGACCTCATGAAGGGCCTTTACGACGAAGACCAGTTCGCCTCCCTGGAAAGTATCGCCCGCGAGCCGCTGTTCCTGCCCGAGACCATCCGCCTCGACGCACTGCTCCTGGAGTTCCAGCGGCGCAATTCCGTACTGGCCGTCCTGGTGGACGAGTTTGGAACGGTTTCCGGGATGATCACGCTGGAGAACGTACTGGAAGAACTGGTAGGCCCGATTCAGGATGAATTCGACAGCGAGGCGCCGCTCATCGTGCGGACGGGACCCCACCGGTTCGAGGTCGATGCCAGTTGCCCCGTCGACCAGGTCGTCCGCGCCTGCGGCCTGGAACTTCCCGACGAACTGACTTCGGATACCACGGGCGGGGTGATGACCGAACTGCTCGGGCACATCCCCAGGCAGGGGGAACAGGTCCGTGCCGGCACCCACCTGATGACGGCGCTGCGCGTGGAGCCGACCCGCATCCAGCGGCTCAGGATCGATCGCATGGCCGATATGCCCGATGTGGCGGAAGCGGATGCGGGAAACGGTCAAGGGTAG
- a CDS encoding SRPBCC family protein, with the protein MHVYRLKRTQMLPVSLDVAWDFLCRPEHLRDLTPPGVGLTVTSDLPARMYPGLIITYRLGLYSMLYFNWVTEITQAEPLSYFIDEQRSGPYRFWHHEHRLRSVEGGVEMNDLIHYALPFGVLGRMVHAAIVKNQLNAIFDYRREALADRFGRPVR; encoded by the coding sequence ATGCACGTCTACCGGTTGAAGCGCACACAGATGCTGCCCGTATCCCTGGATGTCGCCTGGGATTTCCTGTGCCGGCCCGAGCACCTGCGCGACCTGACCCCGCCTGGGGTCGGGCTGACCGTGACTTCGGATCTCCCGGCCCGGATGTACCCGGGTCTCATCATCACGTACCGGCTCGGACTCTACTCAATGTTATACTTTAACTGGGTCACGGAAATTACTCAGGCAGAACCACTTAGCTACTTTATCGATGAGCAGCGATCGGGTCCGTACAGGTTCTGGCACCACGAACACCGGCTGCGTTCCGTGGAAGGCGGCGTGGAAATGAATGACCTGATCCATTATGCCTTGCCATTTGGTGTGCTGGGCCGTATGGTACATGCGGCGATCGTGAAGAACCAGCTCAACGCCATTTTCGACTACCGGCGCGAAGCCCTCGCCGATAGATTCGGTCGTCCCGTTCGCTGA
- a CDS encoding TIGR01777 family oxidoreductase, whose translation MTILVSGGSGLIGRRLIPCLEQWGHRVLRLVRSRDLAGDRAVYWSTSEGGFDWDESGSIDAVVHLAGESILGRWTGAKKARIRESRVDPTHNLSVFLSGMASPPSVLVCASATGYYGDRGDEPLGEASPPGNGFLPAVSRQWEAATEPVRDAGIRVVNLRIGMVLTPEGGALAAMRTPFRLALGGKVGDGRQYMSWITRDDLVAVIRCALESDRLAGPVNAVSPQPVTNAEFTRTLGRVLRRPTPFTVPAFAVRLLFGQMGSDLLLASARVEPERLREVGFQYEHADLETALNDLLRAKPSSAAH comes from the coding sequence ATGACCATACTCGTTAGCGGTGGATCCGGGTTGATCGGCCGCCGGCTGATCCCCTGCCTCGAGCAGTGGGGCCATCGCGTCCTTCGCCTGGTCCGGTCCAGGGACCTGGCCGGCGACAGGGCGGTCTACTGGTCCACCTCGGAAGGCGGCTTTGACTGGGACGAATCGGGTTCCATCGACGCCGTCGTCCATCTGGCAGGCGAGTCGATCCTGGGACGTTGGACCGGGGCCAAGAAAGCCCGGATCCGGGAAAGCCGTGTCGACCCCACGCACAACCTGAGCGTGTTTCTCTCCGGGATGGCGTCGCCGCCATCGGTCCTGGTGTGCGCTTCGGCCACCGGTTATTACGGCGACCGCGGCGACGAACCACTCGGGGAAGCGTCGCCGCCGGGAAACGGGTTTCTGCCGGCGGTCAGCAGGCAGTGGGAAGCAGCGACCGAACCGGTCCGGGACGCCGGGATCCGGGTCGTGAACCTGCGCATCGGCATGGTGCTGACCCCGGAGGGAGGCGCGCTGGCCGCCATGCGTACACCCTTCCGCCTGGCCTTGGGTGGAAAGGTCGGAGACGGGCGCCAGTACATGAGCTGGATCACCCGGGACGACCTGGTTGCCGTAATACGTTGCGCCCTGGAATCGGATAGGCTGGCCGGTCCCGTCAACGCGGTTTCTCCCCAACCCGTTACCAATGCAGAGTTTACCCGGACACTGGGCCGGGTGCTGCGCCGTCCGACCCCTTTTACGGTACCCGCCTTCGCCGTCCGCCTGTTGTTCGGCCAGATGGGAAGCGACCTGCTGCTCGCGAGCGCACGCGTTGAACCCGAAAGGCTTCGGGAAGTGGGATTCCAGTACGAGCACGCGGACCTGGAGACTGCGCTGAACGACCTGTTGAGGGCGAAGCCTTCGAGCGCCGCGCACTGA
- a CDS encoding AbgT family transporter — MNKDSRQQPAQHQPAPASASPESAVPAGTAASGGFLDAIERVGNRLPDPATLFLIGGLFIIVLSDIAARGQWTVVQRLPEQVVLQDGSAGVEWRETEKTFTSTSLLTRDGLFWVVGNMVENFMRFPPLGVVLVGMLGIGVAERTGMIGALLKAFMLAVPVRLLTPAMVFIGIMSSMTLDAGYVILPPLAAALYKAVGRSPLAGLAAVFAGVSAGFNANLFVTGLDPLLAGLSTAGAQTIDAAYQVAATCNWYFMIVSTVIMTLAGWLVTAWFVERRLSNKPPEEGGPAPASSTGPEEHALTAVEKRGMARASLVFLAVLSAIVFMILWPGAPLHGTGNLFDRWVEAIVPLLLFCFILPGIVYGISVGAIKNDKDAARMLIETIATMAPIIVLAFFAAQFIAYFQYSGLGQMLAMAGGQALGQAQMPAWMLMIAFILITMMFNLLIGSMSAKYALFAPIFIPMFMMVGISPELTQAAYRIGDSVSNTITPLNPYLVIILVFMRQFVPKGGMGTLISTMLPYTVVFAVIWTLLLVAWMAMGIPLGPAGGLVYVP, encoded by the coding sequence ATGAATAAAGACAGCCGGCAACAACCCGCCCAACATCAACCGGCACCCGCGAGTGCATCACCCGAAAGCGCGGTACCCGCGGGCACAGCGGCTTCCGGCGGGTTCCTGGACGCTATCGAACGGGTTGGAAACCGCCTGCCCGATCCGGCAACGCTCTTCCTGATCGGCGGGCTGTTCATCATCGTCCTCTCCGACATCGCGGCCCGTGGCCAGTGGACCGTGGTCCAGCGCCTGCCGGAACAGGTGGTCCTGCAGGATGGTTCGGCCGGCGTGGAATGGCGCGAAACCGAGAAGACCTTCACGTCCACCAGCCTGCTTACCCGGGACGGCCTCTTCTGGGTCGTGGGCAACATGGTGGAGAACTTCATGCGATTCCCGCCGCTCGGTGTCGTACTGGTCGGGATGCTGGGTATCGGCGTGGCGGAGCGGACCGGCATGATCGGCGCCCTCCTCAAGGCGTTCATGCTGGCGGTTCCGGTCCGGTTGCTGACTCCGGCCATGGTCTTCATCGGCATCATGTCTTCCATGACGCTCGACGCCGGATACGTCATACTTCCACCCCTTGCGGCCGCACTGTACAAGGCGGTCGGCCGGTCGCCGCTGGCCGGCCTTGCCGCCGTATTCGCAGGAGTGTCCGCGGGATTCAACGCCAACCTCTTCGTGACGGGCCTGGATCCGTTGCTGGCCGGCCTTTCCACGGCCGGGGCGCAGACGATCGACGCGGCTTACCAGGTCGCCGCCACGTGCAACTGGTATTTCATGATCGTGTCGACGGTGATCATGACCCTGGCGGGCTGGCTCGTCACGGCCTGGTTCGTCGAGCGGCGACTTTCGAACAAGCCGCCCGAGGAAGGCGGACCGGCACCCGCGTCGTCCACCGGTCCGGAAGAACACGCCCTGACCGCGGTGGAGAAGCGGGGCATGGCCCGTGCATCCCTGGTGTTCCTGGCAGTACTCTCGGCCATCGTGTTCATGATTTTGTGGCCCGGCGCTCCGCTGCACGGCACCGGCAATCTGTTCGACCGGTGGGTGGAAGCCATCGTGCCCCTGTTGCTGTTCTGTTTCATCCTGCCCGGTATCGTTTACGGGATATCGGTAGGCGCCATCAAGAACGACAAGGACGCGGCCCGGATGCTCATCGAAACGATCGCCACCATGGCCCCGATCATCGTCCTGGCCTTCTTCGCCGCCCAGTTCATCGCCTACTTCCAGTATTCGGGACTCGGCCAGATGCTGGCGATGGCAGGCGGCCAGGCCCTCGGCCAGGCCCAGATGCCGGCGTGGATGCTGATGATCGCCTTCATTCTCATCACGATGATGTTCAACCTGCTTATCGGCTCCATGTCCGCCAAGTACGCCCTCTTTGCGCCGATCTTCATTCCCATGTTCATGATGGTGGGCATCAGTCCCGAGTTGACCCAGGCGGCCTACCGGATCGGCGACTCTGTCAGCAACACCATCACGCCCCTGAACCCCTACCTCGTGATCATCCTGGTATTCATGCGCCAGTTCGTGCCCAAGGGGGGCATGGGCACGCTGATCTCCACGATGCTTCCCTATACCGTCGTTTTCGCGGTGATCTGGACGCTGCTTCTCGTGGCCTGGATGGCGATGGGCATTCCCCTCGGCCCGGCGGGCGGACTGGTCTACGTACCCTGA
- a CDS encoding amino acid permease, which translates to MAIPSDQKEKSGLVRQLGLFDTTMIIIGIVIGSGIFLTTGLMARGIPSASLILLAWLFGGLHALAGALAYGELGGAMPRAGGQYVYLREAYGPFCGFLFGWVSFTMYLTGIIAALGVGFAEYAGYFIPALGMTNVFFETEISLPGWTFPYALSAGHLTALVLVLLLTVVNYRGVTFSKYITNVSSVIKIAALGLFILFGLWAGSDQPIDFSFNAQGIDFGQLVVAFGVALIAVSWAFAGWEEVTFVAGEVRQPGRNLPRALVMGTATVTIVYLLVNYIYLKALPVGEMAGVVRVGEAAANVLFGETGAVLLSAAVIVSIVGALNATVLVGPRVYFAMARDGLFFRRAGSVHPRFRTPGQAVVFQAAWACVLTLSGTFEDLITFVTFANLMLWIAGAAAVFTLRRKRPDLPRPYRAWGYPVVPLLFIAGSAGILANMLFETPVESIAGLALTALGIPAYLFLRRRTTAPSATDS; encoded by the coding sequence ATGGCAATTCCAAGCGATCAAAAAGAAAAGTCTGGCCTGGTCCGCCAGCTTGGCCTTTTCGACACGACGATGATCATCATCGGCATCGTGATCGGTTCGGGGATCTTCCTCACGACCGGCCTGATGGCCCGGGGCATTCCTTCCGCGTCCCTCATTCTCCTGGCCTGGCTGTTCGGCGGGCTTCACGCCCTCGCAGGCGCACTGGCCTACGGTGAGCTCGGTGGCGCCATGCCCCGGGCAGGCGGCCAGTACGTCTATCTCCGGGAAGCCTACGGTCCGTTCTGCGGATTCCTGTTCGGCTGGGTCTCCTTCACCATGTACCTGACCGGCATCATCGCCGCCCTCGGCGTGGGATTTGCCGAGTACGCGGGCTACTTCATCCCCGCGCTCGGGATGACCAACGTGTTTTTCGAAACCGAAATCTCCCTGCCCGGCTGGACGTTCCCGTATGCGCTTTCCGCCGGGCACCTCACCGCACTCGTCCTGGTCCTTCTGCTCACGGTGGTAAACTACCGCGGCGTAACATTCAGCAAGTATATCACCAACGTTTCCTCGGTGATCAAGATCGCCGCGCTCGGATTGTTCATCCTGTTCGGGCTCTGGGCCGGATCCGACCAGCCGATCGACTTCAGCTTCAACGCTCAGGGGATCGACTTCGGTCAGCTGGTGGTCGCCTTCGGCGTCGCCCTGATCGCCGTGTCCTGGGCCTTTGCGGGCTGGGAGGAGGTCACCTTCGTCGCCGGGGAAGTCAGGCAGCCCGGACGGAACCTGCCGCGGGCTCTCGTCATGGGCACCGCGACCGTCACCATCGTCTACCTGCTGGTGAACTACATCTACCTCAAAGCGTTGCCCGTGGGGGAAATGGCCGGAGTCGTCCGGGTCGGGGAAGCGGCCGCCAACGTGCTCTTCGGCGAAACCGGCGCCGTACTGCTGTCGGCTGCCGTCATCGTGTCCATCGTCGGCGCGCTGAACGCCACCGTCCTGGTAGGACCCCGCGTCTATTTCGCCATGGCGAGAGACGGTTTGTTTTTCAGGCGTGCTGGATCGGTGCATCCCAGGTTCCGCACACCGGGGCAGGCCGTGGTGTTTCAGGCGGCCTGGGCGTGCGTGCTCACCCTCAGCGGCACCTTCGAAGACCTGATCACATTCGTCACCTTCGCCAATCTCATGCTGTGGATCGCCGGCGCCGCCGCTGTATTCACACTTCGAAGGAAACGTCCCGACCTGCCCAGGCCCTACCGTGCCTGGGGCTACCCGGTCGTCCCCCTGCTGTTCATCGCCGGTTCCGCCGGGATTCTTGCCAACATGCTCTTCGAGACGCCCGTCGAATCCATCGCGGGCCTCGCGCTGACCGCCCTGGGCATCCCCGCCTACCTGTTCCTGCGCCGTCGCACGACCGCGCCTTCAGCAACAGACAGCTAG
- a CDS encoding FAD/NAD(P)-binding oxidoreductase — MIVGNGVTGVTAATRLRQMQPDWKITLVSGESAYHYSRPALMYIFMGHMTYEATKPFEDRFWSDQRLDLVRDWVTGIDIEDKQLVLHKTGRLPYDRLLIATGAKSNRFGWPGQDLDGVQGLYNLKDLRQLYKNAERTRQAVIVGGGLIGIELAEMLHSRHIHVTFLIREASYWCNILPIEESGMINRLIEEQGIGLIRETNLKEIVDDGSGRVEAVVTEFDERIDCQLVGLTPGVSPNTDLAKSTPIETGRGVLVDHSFRTNIPDIYAAGDCAEIVSRNGGRNLIQQVWYTGKKQGKAAGEVLAGEDIAYDPGIWFNSAKFFDLEYQTYGMILSTPQPGEQHLYWEHPSHRHAVRVVGVDGCIKAFNFMGIRARHEVCERWIAERRTVKYVLDHLEEANFDPEFFVRHETEIVRSLKEQLV; from the coding sequence GTGATCGTTGGGAACGGCGTAACCGGCGTAACGGCCGCCACGCGGCTCAGGCAGATGCAGCCGGACTGGAAGATCACGCTGGTATCCGGTGAATCGGCCTACCATTACTCCCGCCCCGCCCTCATGTACATCTTCATGGGGCACATGACCTACGAGGCGACGAAACCCTTCGAGGACCGTTTCTGGAGCGACCAGCGCCTGGACCTGGTCAGGGACTGGGTCACCGGCATCGATATCGAGGACAAGCAGCTCGTGCTGCATAAGACGGGACGGCTGCCCTATGACCGGTTGCTGATCGCCACAGGCGCCAAGTCGAACAGGTTCGGCTGGCCGGGGCAGGATCTCGATGGCGTGCAGGGCCTGTACAACCTGAAAGACCTGCGCCAGCTGTACAAGAACGCGGAGCGGACCCGTCAAGCGGTCATCGTCGGCGGCGGGCTGATCGGCATCGAACTGGCCGAGATGCTCCATTCGAGGCACATCCACGTCACCTTTCTCATCCGCGAAGCGTCCTACTGGTGCAACATCCTGCCCATTGAGGAGTCGGGCATGATCAACCGGCTGATCGAGGAGCAGGGCATCGGCCTGATCCGGGAGACCAACCTGAAGGAGATCGTGGACGACGGCTCGGGCAGAGTCGAAGCGGTCGTCACCGAGTTCGACGAACGGATCGACTGCCAGCTCGTCGGCCTGACGCCGGGTGTTTCGCCAAATACGGACCTGGCAAAGTCGACGCCCATCGAAACCGGCCGGGGCGTCCTGGTCGACCATTCCTTCCGGACGAACATCCCCGACATATACGCCGCCGGAGACTGCGCGGAAATCGTCAGCAGGAACGGGGGACGCAACCTGATCCAGCAGGTCTGGTACACGGGCAAGAAGCAGGGTAAGGCCGCCGGTGAAGTGCTGGCCGGGGAGGATATCGCGTACGATCCGGGGATCTGGTTCAATTCAGCCAAGTTCTTCGACCTGGAGTACCAGACCTACGGCATGATCCTTAGCACCCCCCAGCCTGGCGAGCAGCACCTGTACTGGGAACATCCCTCCCACCGCCATGCCGTCCGCGTCGTCGGCGTCGACGGCTGCATCAAGGCCTTCAATTTCATGGGAATACGCGCCCGTCACGAGGTGTGCGAACGCTGGATCGCCGAGCGGCGCACCGTAAAGTACGTCCTGGATCACCTGGAAGAAGCCAACTTCGATCCGGAGTTCTTCGTCCGCCACGAGACGGAAATCGTTCGCTCGTTAAAGGAGCAACTCGTATGA